One Lytechinus pictus isolate F3 Inbred chromosome 12, Lp3.0, whole genome shotgun sequence genomic region harbors:
- the LOC129272322 gene encoding NHL repeat-containing protein 2-like: protein MHILPDLEALEEKYSVEDGVVVVGVHSAKFENEKVSSNIKNAILRYNIHHPVVNDHDAVMWNELDIQCWPTLLIVGPGGEPILTIIGEGHRDILFEVVQLCLDHFRSRSALSTHSLPSVDLKESLADSPLLYPGKVTTNPEGTLLAVSDTGHNRVVIVALDGVVQRCIGGTESGFNDGLYQEARFHSPQGLCWFKDVIYVADTENHAIRKIDLKQECVTTVAGTGEQGGDHYGAGRGTEQVISSPWDVVLGPPNEDVLFIAMAGTHQIWGLFLSDGTWLKGVSHDAGICMSYAGSGKEENRNNSYPRKAGFAQPSGLALAPLEPYNCIFVADSESSSIRRIAFKDGAVKNVVGGELDPMNLFAFGDEDGKGIEAKLQHPLGVAWNHSKSLFIADSYNHKIKLIHDVSNRYCSSYAGTGEPGMTEETDISKAQFNEPGGLVVSPQGYLYIADTNNHAIRCIDIATSTITTLKVVLPSITSVDSKPSASTVVKSKLPKNAIPRAVDGVSVRLEGSVALSLNVSLPSGSYLTEGAPSAWQIFIPGSENQLVMAMTNLGHLSDPLPSFSWTPSLDAQRSLTLQVESVIYYCLPSGVCCRQAFGFSVPVSRIEGAPQTVKVELSHQVLENS, encoded by the exons ATGCACATCCTGCCAGACTTAGAGGCACTGGAGGAAAAGTACTCGGTAGAAGATGGAGTTGTTGTTGTCGGAGTCCACTCGGCCAAGTTTGAGAACGAGAAAGTGTCTTCGAACATCAAGAATGCCATCCTCCGTTACAACATCCACCACCCTGTGGTGAATGACCACGATGCTGTGATGTGGAATGAGCTTGATATCCAGTGTTGGCCAACCTTACTCATCGTAGGTCCAGGAGGTGAACCCATCCTGACCATCATCGGCGAAGGACACAGGGATATTCTCTTCGAAGTTGTCCAACTCTGTCTTGACCACTTTAGATCaaggagtgccttgagcacgcATAGCCTTCCTTCCGTCGACCTCAAGGAATCTTTGGCTGACTCTCCGCTGCTCTATCCTGGCAAGGTTACCACCAATCCCGAAGGCACGCTGCTGGCCGTATCTGACACGGGACATAACAGGGTGGTCATTGTGGCTCTTGATGGAGTCGTACAACGTTGCATTGGAGGTACAGAATCTGGCTTTAATGATGGCCTTTACCAGGAAGCAAGGTTCCATTCTCCTCAGGGTCTATGCTGGTTCAAAGATGTCATCTATGTTGCTGATACAGAGAACCATGCCATCAGAAAG ATTGACTTGAAGCAGGAGTGCGTCACCACCGTAGCAGGCACGGGGGAGCAGGGAGGAGACCACTATGGGGCTGGGCGTGGCACGGAGCAGGTCATCAGTTCCCCCTGGGATGTTGTGCTAGGACCCCCAAATGAAGACGTTTTGTTCATTGCTATGGCTGGTACCCATCAGATATGGGGCCTGTTTCTCTCTGATGGAACATGGCTGAAAGGAGT GAGTCATGATGCAGGAATCTGCATGAGCTATGCTGGGAGTGGCAAGGAAGAAAATCGCAACAACTCTTACCCCCGGAAGGCAGGCTTTGCACAGCCCTCTGGTCTGGCCCTTGCCCCCTTGGAGCCATACAACTGTATTTTTGTAGCAGACAGCGAGAGCAGCTCAATCAGAAGAATTGCCTTTAAAGACGGAGCTGTGAAGAATGTTGTTGGAGGGGAATTGGACCCAATG AACCTGTTTGCATTTGGAGATGAAGATGGTAAAGGCATTGAGGCAAAACTACAGCATCCTTTGGGCGTAGCCTGGAACCACAGTAAATCCCTCTTCATAGCAGACTCATATAACCACAAG ATCAAACTCATTCACGACGTGTCAAATCGGTACTGTTCATCGTACGCTGGTACAGGAGAACCTGGTATGACAGAAGAAACGGATATCTCTAAAGCACAGTTCAATGAGCCTGGAGGCTTGGTGGTGTCTCCTCAAGGGTATCTCTATATAGCTGACACCAACAACCATGCCATCAGGTGCATTGATATCGCAACGTCTACGATCACTACG TTGAAGGTAGTACTTCCATCCATCACATCAGTTGACAGCAAGCCAAGTGCTTCAACAGTTGTCAAGAGTAAACTTCCAAAGAATGCAATCCCTAGAGCAGTAGATGGTGTTTCTGTTAGGTTGGAAGGCTCTGTCGCCCTGTCGCTTAATGTCAGTCTTCCATCAGGAAGCTACCTCACTGAGGGAGCACCAAGTGCCTGGCAGATCTTCATTCCAG GCTCAGAAAATCAACTGGTGATGGCAATGACCAACCTTGGACACCTGAGTGACCCCTTACCATCCTTTTCCTGGACACCTTCTTTAGATGCTCAGAGGTCTTTGACATTGCAGGTGGAATCCGTGATCTACTACTGTCTCCCCTCAGGGGTGTGTTGCAGGCAAGCCTTTGGATTCAGTGTTCCAGTTTCCAGGATAGAGGGCGCTCCACAGACTGTGAAGGTTGAACTGTCTCATCAAGTACTGGAAAATTCTTGA
- the LOC129273075 gene encoding protein FAM204A-like: MMLAILGGFLDEEISSESSDDSDQSANEQDHKLKNKSDADKSEIPSSELIIPSHQFSAPGAPAEDAPSKPLIPDDSANSVAGDKTDFLSKYDQIQKFQILQAQRIQATKEKIPEGHRRRRRRKRRNQFQDNQADDCGSPSKKQHSEELSSTSDGPSEAGPSKNEQEHWDTLKEYLDVNSHISQGVDHGHLAPDKSGLEKRLEKAIAEGEFERAEKLSEKLSVRDLGCRIANAANARDYMKWKLEREEEKAVKKRKKKKKLAWGFEVKNRWEMKANM, from the exons ATGATGTTGGCAATTTTAGGAGGATTTCTAGATGAAGAAATATCATCAGAATCTTCTGATGATTCTGACCAGTCAGCAAATGAACAAGATCACAAACTTAAGAACAAAAGTGACGCAGACAAATCTGAAATACCTTCCAGTGAACTTATTATACCTTCGCATCAGTTTTCGGCCCCCGGAGCTCCGGCGGAAGATGCACCCAGCAAGCCGCTAATCCCCGATGATTCTGCCAATTCAGTTGCAGGAGACAAGACAGACTTTCTCTCGAAATATGATCAGATTCAG aaatttcaGATCTTGCAAGCACAGCGAATACAagcaacaaaagaaaaaattccAGAAGGACATAGAAGGAGACGGAGGAGAAAGCGCAGAAATCAATTTCAAG ACAATCAAGCTGATGACTGTGGCAGTCCCAGCAAGAAACAACACAGTGAAGAATTGTCTTCAACTTCAGATGGGCCTTCAGAAGCAGGACCATCCAAGAATGAACAAGAACACTGGGATACACTGAAAGAATACCTTGATGTCAACTCTCACATAAGTCAGGGTGTCGATCATGGCCACCTTGCGCCAGATAAG tcTGGTCTGGAGAAGAGGTTAGAAAAGGCAATTGCTGAAGGTGAATTTGAGAGAGCAGAGAAGCTGAGCGAAAAACTATCTGTGAGGGATTTAGGATGCAGAATAGCAAATGCCGCAAACGCTCGTGACTACATGAAATGGAAGTTG gagagagaagaagagaaagcagtcaagaaaaggaagaagaagaagaaattagcCTGGGGATTTGAAGTGAAGAATAGATGGGAGATGAAAGCGAATATGTGA